Proteins encoded in a region of the Bacteroidales bacterium genome:
- the topA gene encoding type I DNA topoisomerase, which produces MEQNLVIVESPAKAKTIEKFLGKDYLVKSSFGHIRDLEKKNLGIDIEHNYQPQYIVSDDKGAVVSELKKLAKQAKVVWLASDEDREGEAIAWHLAEVLDLKKNNTKRIVFNEITKEAIIKAVKNPREINKDLVDAQQARRVLDRLVGFEISPILWKKVKPSLSAGRVQSVAVRLLVEREREVRDFKTRSSFKVTGKFLLPGDKKAVLNAELNERFDTSQKTLDFLNRCKAAKYQVEEVVTKPGKKSPAPPFTTSTLQQEASRKLGFSVAQTMSIAQKLYEAGKITYMRTDSVNLSDMAIGMAKKVISEQFGPEYAYSRQYKTKSKGAQEAHEAIRPTYLDKSEVSGSTAEKRLYELIWKRTVASQMSDAQLEKTTVTINISTTSEKFVATGEVIKFDGFLKLYIESVDDDNEEEKGTILPPISKGQNLDPEDIVAMQRFTHHPPRYTEASLVKKLEELGIGRPSTYAPTISTIQQRGYVVKEDKEGVEREYAVYTLKGTQIKEAVKTEITGAEKSKLFPSDIGMIVNDFLVDHFDDILDYNFTASVEKEFDEIAEGKLNWTKMIDKFYRPFHEKVDITTKTSERAVGERHLGIDPDSGKPVIVKIGKYGPLVQIGEVSDTDKPRFAGLLKGQHIDTITLEEALELFKLPRKVGQYEGKDITAAVGRFGPYLLHHSKFYSLRPATDNPLSVTQERAIEIIEAKREADRNKIIKTFEQDPELQVLNGRWGPYISYKKENYKISKKQDPAALTFDDCMKIIKEGADKPKKNTRKKAKK; this is translated from the coding sequence ATGGAACAAAACTTAGTAATAGTTGAGTCACCAGCAAAAGCCAAGACTATTGAAAAATTTCTTGGAAAAGATTATCTTGTAAAATCGAGTTTCGGGCATATCCGGGATTTAGAGAAAAAGAACCTGGGGATTGACATAGAACATAATTACCAGCCGCAATATATTGTCTCGGATGATAAAGGAGCAGTAGTCTCGGAGTTAAAAAAACTGGCCAAGCAGGCAAAAGTAGTGTGGCTTGCATCCGATGAAGACCGCGAAGGAGAGGCGATTGCCTGGCATCTGGCGGAAGTGTTGGATTTGAAAAAAAACAATACGAAGCGGATTGTTTTCAATGAGATCACCAAGGAAGCGATTATCAAGGCGGTAAAGAATCCACGGGAGATTAATAAGGACCTGGTGGATGCACAACAGGCCCGCCGGGTACTGGACCGCCTGGTCGGTTTTGAAATATCCCCGATACTCTGGAAAAAAGTAAAGCCGTCATTGTCTGCGGGACGTGTCCAGTCGGTGGCTGTCCGGCTATTGGTGGAACGCGAACGCGAAGTACGGGACTTTAAAACCAGGTCATCCTTTAAGGTGACGGGAAAATTCCTGCTTCCCGGAGATAAAAAAGCAGTGTTGAATGCCGAATTGAACGAACGTTTTGATACATCTCAAAAAACGCTTGACTTCTTAAACCGGTGTAAAGCTGCAAAATATCAGGTAGAAGAAGTAGTCACCAAGCCGGGAAAGAAGTCACCGGCTCCTCCGTTTACCACCTCTACGTTACAACAGGAAGCCAGCAGAAAATTAGGATTTTCTGTTGCACAGACCATGTCGATAGCCCAGAAATTATATGAGGCGGGGAAGATTACTTATATGCGTACGGATTCCGTCAATCTTTCAGATATGGCCATCGGTATGGCAAAAAAGGTGATTTCGGAGCAATTCGGACCTGAATATGCCTACTCCCGCCAATATAAGACCAAAAGTAAGGGAGCGCAGGAAGCCCATGAGGCGATCCGGCCTACTTATCTGGATAAATCGGAGGTGAGTGGCTCAACGGCAGAGAAACGTTTATATGAGTTGATATGGAAACGTACGGTCGCTTCGCAGATGAGTGACGCTCAACTGGAAAAAACAACGGTAACCATCAATATTTCCACAACTTCCGAGAAGTTTGTGGCTACCGGTGAGGTCATCAAATTCGACGGATTTCTTAAATTATATATTGAATCGGTAGACGATGACAATGAAGAGGAAAAAGGAACCATATTGCCTCCGATCAGTAAGGGGCAGAACCTTGATCCGGAGGACATTGTTGCCATGCAGCGATTTACACATCATCCGCCCCGTTATACCGAGGCCAGTCTGGTGAAAAAACTCGAAGAACTGGGTATCGGGCGTCCGTCTACTTACGCACCTACCATATCTACAATACAACAACGCGGGTATGTAGTGAAAGAAGATAAGGAAGGCGTAGAGCGGGAATATGCAGTTTATACCTTAAAAGGAACCCAGATCAAGGAAGCAGTCAAAACCGAAATCACAGGTGCAGAAAAATCAAAGCTATTCCCAAGTGATATAGGTATGATTGTGAATGACTTTTTGGTTGACCATTTCGACGATATCCTGGATTATAATTTTACAGCTTCTGTTGAAAAAGAGTTTGACGAAATTGCTGAAGGGAAGTTGAACTGGACAAAAATGATCGATAAGTTTTACCGTCCTTTTCATGAAAAAGTGGATATTACTACCAAGACATCGGAAAGGGCAGTAGGTGAGCGTCATTTGGGAATTGATCCTGATTCAGGGAAACCGGTGATTGTAAAAATCGGAAAATACGGTCCCCTGGTCCAGATAGGAGAGGTCTCGGATACCGATAAACCCCGTTTTGCAGGATTGTTAAAAGGGCAACATATTGATACCATCACGTTGGAAGAGGCACTGGAGTTGTTTAAACTTCCCCGGAAGGTCGGTCAGTATGAAGGAAAGGATATTACAGCTGCTGTAGGACGTTTTGGCCCATATCTATTGCATCATTCCAAATTTTATTCATTACGTCCGGCAACAGATAATCCTTTATCCGTAACCCAGGAAAGGGCGATCGAAATTATAGAAGCCAAACGGGAAGCTGACCGCAACAAGATCATCAAGACTTTTGAACAAGATCCTGAATTACAGGTTTTGAACGGACGTTGGGGGCCATACATTTCCTATAAAAAGGAAAATTATAAAATTTCCAAAAAACAGGATCCTGCGGCCCTTACTTTTGACGATTGTATGAAGATCATCAAAGAAGGAGCGGATAAACCGAAAAAGAACACACGAAAAAAAGCAAAAAAATGA
- a CDS encoding formimidoylglutamase: MNFADYLIPVSSDLKLSAGGGSFGDSIMIYDGEPGFRVPESVKIAILGVPEDRFSNNAGEIKAPEHIRKQLYALSSGSPGTIVDLGNLRTGKTLFDTYFGLQHLFEELYSQGIVTLVIGGTIDVGYGNYLAFNGEKINLTSIAPHLRLPVYGIGEQPLNSLIFDEAHLPVRCCNIGYQSYYVMQSDLDFLKGKYAEIYRLGEVRMNIRESEPVIRDSDLLMLSMNAVKYSDAPAASISSPNGFSGEDVCQLAHYAGLGYRCKSMGIFDIVPQDDYRNITSKLAAQIGWYFIEGVKRRNMDNPKDTIQNFKKYMIYFDQLHHNLCFYKNIKTERWWMEVPSLKEDQPGEIISCTQEDYTRAAEQEIPDRWWKMYQRIN; the protein is encoded by the coding sequence ATGAATTTTGCAGATTACCTGATACCTGTAAGTTCTGATTTAAAGTTATCCGCTGGAGGGGGTAGTTTCGGCGATTCTATTATGATATATGACGGAGAGCCCGGATTCCGCGTGCCGGAATCCGTGAAGATTGCCATTTTGGGAGTTCCGGAAGACCGTTTTTCAAATAATGCCGGAGAGATCAAAGCCCCGGAACATATCAGGAAGCAACTGTATGCATTATCATCCGGATCACCGGGAACAATAGTTGATTTGGGTAATCTCCGGACTGGTAAAACTTTATTTGATACATATTTCGGATTACAGCATCTTTTTGAAGAACTCTATTCTCAAGGAATTGTTACGCTGGTTATCGGTGGCACCATAGATGTAGGTTACGGTAATTATTTGGCATTTAACGGGGAAAAGATAAACCTGACAAGTATAGCTCCTCATCTCAGGCTCCCGGTTTACGGGATAGGAGAACAACCATTGAATTCGCTCATTTTTGATGAGGCCCATCTACCGGTTCGTTGTTGTAACATAGGTTATCAGTCTTATTATGTAATGCAATCGGACCTGGATTTTTTAAAGGGTAAATATGCCGAGATATACAGGTTGGGAGAAGTAAGGATGAATATAAGGGAAAGCGAACCTGTGATACGGGATTCAGACTTGCTGATGTTGAGTATGAATGCGGTCAAATATTCCGATGCGCCCGCAGCTTCTATTTCTTCTCCTAATGGATTCTCCGGGGAAGATGTGTGTCAGCTGGCCCATTATGCAGGCTTGGGTTATCGGTGTAAATCTATGGGAATATTTGATATCGTCCCGCAGGATGATTACCGGAATATTACCTCTAAACTGGCAGCACAAATCGGATGGTATTTTATTGAAGGTGTGAAACGGCGTAATATGGATAACCCTAAAGATACCATTCAGAATTTTAAAAAATACATGATTTATTTCGACCAGCTGCATCATAATCTCTGTTTCTATAAGAATATCAAGACTGAACGTTGGTGGATGGAGGTGCCTTCTTTAAAAGAAGACCAGCCCGGAGAAATTATTTCCTGTACCCAGGAAGATTACACAAGAGCAGCAGAACAGGAGATACCCGATCGTTGGTGGAAAATGTACCAGAGAATTAATTGA
- a CDS encoding type IX secretion system membrane protein PorP/SprF, with translation MSTFYKNYDIGMKRLLIFFLFGFTLLFDSVVAQQDPQYSQYMFNQLAINPGYAGSRDAICASALHRQQWVGMDGAPVTSIFSANMPFRLFGQNHGVGFMLMNDELGFDQNISIGLDYTYRLNVGPGKLGIGISGILLNKALAASWYIPNGTPESDPSIPKADESVMGFDMGLGLFYNAERVYLGLSTTHLLQPKMKYENPSTDFTLRRHYYLTAGCSIPLRNPVWELNPSMMAYSDGISSQLSMNVNVMYNKKIWGGIGYRLNDAIVAMIGIDLFSGLKLGYSYDYSYTNIRRYSSGSHEIVLSYCFSLVKEKVVKKYKSVRFL, from the coding sequence ATGTCAACATTCTATAAGAATTACGATATAGGAATGAAACGATTGCTGATATTTTTTTTGTTCGGCTTTACATTGCTCTTTGATAGTGTTGTTGCCCAGCAAGATCCGCAGTATAGTCAGTATATGTTTAATCAGTTAGCGATCAATCCGGGTTATGCGGGAAGTCGCGATGCCATTTGTGCATCGGCTTTGCATCGGCAGCAGTGGGTAGGAATGGACGGGGCTCCCGTCACTTCTATTTTTTCTGCAAATATGCCGTTCCGGCTTTTCGGTCAGAATCACGGTGTCGGGTTTATGTTGATGAATGATGAACTAGGATTTGATCAGAACATCAGTATAGGTCTGGATTATACTTATCGGTTAAATGTCGGTCCCGGGAAACTAGGGATTGGGATTAGCGGGATATTGTTGAACAAAGCATTGGCCGCTTCATGGTATATTCCGAATGGCACTCCCGAAAGTGACCCGTCTATACCTAAGGCTGATGAAAGTGTTATGGGATTTGATATGGGGCTCGGATTGTTTTATAATGCTGAACGGGTGTATTTAGGATTGTCAACTACCCATCTTCTTCAACCAAAGATGAAGTATGAGAATCCATCTACTGATTTTACCTTAAGAAGGCATTATTATCTGACAGCAGGTTGCTCAATCCCCCTAAGGAACCCTGTTTGGGAGTTAAATCCTTCGATGATGGCTTATTCGGATGGAATCTCTTCCCAGCTTTCAATGAATGTAAATGTGATGTACAATAAAAAAATATGGGGAGGAATCGGTTACCGTTTAAATGATGCTATTGTCGCCATGATAGGTATAGATTTATTCAGCGGATTGAAACTGGGGTATTCTTACGATTATTCATATACCAATATAAGGCGTTACTCAAGTGGTTCGCATGAAATTGTTCTTAGTTATTGCTTTAGTTTGGTAAAGGAGAAGGTCGTGAAAAAATATAAAAGTGTAAGATTTTTATAA
- a CDS encoding SUMF1/EgtB/PvdO family nonheme iron enzyme — protein sequence MKRLIPICISILFLYSCGSTSSGELTGVEGRGKYFEPQPFGMVFVPSGAFTVGPSDQDIAWAQNSLSKMVTIDAFYMDETEITNNEYRQFVAWVRDSTARRNLAKEGIEGFLREGEDFEMMDDDKRPLNWETKIDAAKNQDQKEALEQMYLPENERFFGRKEIDTRKLIYEYYWVDMKQAAHPRNRYNFEKKQYEGFAFNALGEQIEVKDRSAFVLHDQVPVYPDTLCWISELTYSYNEPFATMYFWHVAYDNHPVVGVNWKQATAFCIWRTELLNNALAKNKDPFVHHYRLPTEYEWEYAARGGLDNSKYPWGGPYTRNNQGCFLANFKPLRGDYAADGGVRTVRVGTYEPNEWGLYDMAGNVAEWTRSAYDESAYRFTHDLNPDYQYNARPDEPAVMKRKVIRGGSWKDIEYYLQVSTRAYEYQDTASSYIGFRCIRDYLGNSQ from the coding sequence ATGAAGAGGTTAATACCAATATGTATTTCTATTTTGTTTCTTTATAGTTGTGGAAGTACTTCTAGTGGAGAATTGACGGGTGTAGAAGGGAGAGGAAAATATTTCGAACCGCAGCCTTTTGGGATGGTTTTTGTCCCTTCCGGAGCTTTTACAGTCGGTCCGAGTGATCAGGATATTGCATGGGCCCAGAATTCCCTATCTAAAATGGTGACCATAGATGCATTTTACATGGATGAAACGGAAATTACCAATAATGAATACCGTCAGTTTGTTGCATGGGTGAGAGATTCCACTGCCCGTCGCAATTTGGCGAAAGAGGGAATAGAAGGTTTCCTCAGGGAAGGAGAAGATTTTGAAATGATGGATGATGACAAGCGTCCATTGAACTGGGAGACAAAAATAGATGCTGCAAAGAACCAGGATCAGAAGGAAGCTTTGGAACAAATGTATCTTCCCGAAAATGAGCGGTTTTTTGGAAGAAAAGAAATAGATACCCGTAAATTGATCTATGAATATTACTGGGTAGACATGAAACAGGCCGCTCATCCGAGGAATAGGTATAATTTTGAGAAAAAGCAATATGAAGGTTTTGCTTTCAATGCATTGGGTGAACAGATAGAGGTTAAAGACCGTTCGGCGTTCGTATTACACGATCAGGTTCCCGTATATCCTGATACCCTTTGTTGGATCAGCGAATTGACTTACTCTTATAATGAGCCTTTTGCAACCATGTATTTCTGGCATGTTGCCTATGATAACCATCCGGTAGTCGGGGTCAACTGGAAACAAGCCACAGCTTTTTGTATCTGGCGGACAGAATTGTTGAACAATGCATTGGCGAAAAATAAAGATCCTTTTGTACATCATTATCGTTTGCCTACCGAATATGAATGGGAATATGCTGCCCGTGGCGGTCTGGATAATTCAAAATATCCGTGGGGAGGTCCTTATACCCGGAATAACCAGGGATGTTTCTTAGCCAATTTTAAACCATTGCGTGGTGATTATGCTGCCGACGGTGGCGTTCGTACCGTACGTGTGGGAACTTATGAACCAAATGAATGGGGTTTATACGATATGGCCGGTAATGTAGCCGAATGGACGAGAAGTGCATATGATGAATCCGCATACCGTTTTACACATGATTTGAATCCGGATTATCAATATAATGCCCGTCCGGACGAACCCGCTGTGATGAAAAGAAAAGTGATCCGCGGAGGTTCATGGAAAGATATAGAATATTATTTACAAGTTAGTACAAGAGCTTACGAATATCAGGATACAGCTTCTTCATACATTGGTTTCAGATGTATTCGCGACTATCTGGGTAATTCGCAATAA
- the gldL gene encoding gliding motility protein GldL, protein MGLAELTQSSGWKKFMAKLYGIGAAVVIVGALFKIQHWPGAGIMLSVGLLTEAIIFFFSAFEPMHEELDWTLVYPELAGMTDPDELEGVKEVSRNSEAIERFDDLMGGLGGVDPALIKSLSSSFEKLNSTASTISDISQATVATDKYVKNVGAAAESVGAISSAFQQSAAGLQQTASNLNASSAALASIGENGKNYATQLEGMNKNLSALNAVYELQLRDTNEHMQQSKAVYGNMGQMLEDMKSSVEETHRYREEMSNLNKNLASLNTIYGNMLSAMSTRG, encoded by the coding sequence ATGGGTCTTGCAGAGTTAACACAAAGTTCCGGTTGGAAAAAATTTATGGCCAAATTATATGGTATTGGTGCAGCAGTTGTTATCGTCGGTGCACTGTTTAAAATTCAACACTGGCCGGGAGCAGGTATCATGCTTTCTGTCGGGCTTTTAACCGAAGCAATCATTTTCTTTTTCTCGGCATTTGAACCTATGCACGAGGAATTAGACTGGACGCTGGTTTATCCTGAATTAGCCGGGATGACTGATCCTGATGAATTGGAAGGAGTGAAGGAAGTATCAAGGAATTCTGAAGCCATCGAGAGATTTGATGATTTAATGGGTGGTTTAGGTGGAGTAGATCCTGCTCTTATTAAGAGTTTGAGTTCTTCTTTTGAAAAGTTGAATTCAACGGCATCTACGATTTCTGATATATCCCAGGCTACCGTTGCTACGGATAAATATGTAAAAAATGTGGGTGCAGCAGCAGAATCAGTGGGTGCCATCAGTTCTGCTTTCCAACAATCCGCAGCCGGATTACAGCAAACAGCTTCTAATCTGAATGCTTCTTCTGCAGCCCTTGCCAGCATTGGTGAAAATGGAAAGAATTATGCCACACAATTGGAAGGGATGAATAAAAACCTATCTGCCCTGAATGCTGTGTATGAGTTACAATTGCGTGATACCAACGAACATATGCAACAATCAAAGGCAGTCTATGGTAATATGGGACAAATGCTGGAAGATATGAAGTCTTCAGTAGAAGAAACCCACCGTTACCGTGAAGAAATGTCCAATCTCAATAAAAATTTAGCATCATTGAATACTATTTACGGCAACATGTTGTCCGCAATGAGTACAAGAGGTTAA
- the gldM gene encoding gliding motility protein GldM, whose protein sequence is MGHGKETPRQKMIGMMYLVLTAMLALNVSKDILDAFVLVDEGLFKTTTNFAVKNEGLYNEFEKQRANNGEKVAPWQDKALTIRAQSDRLVEDMQQLKVKIVKLCDGEEALALIPTQRKLWDKSANKMVEVESYDINDADLSAKDNMDKPAQILILEGNGKELKSKIEEFRNYATSLVSEKHPEIKESILKSLDTSDPPPTKDGINRTWEANYFENIPMIAVITMLTKLQSDVRNAEAEIVQHLLTEIDAGALKVNTVEAIVLAPSNYILAGGEYQARVILAAYDSMQTPEVLVGKVVSKKLPDGTLDYDIEGTPEKISYDASGRAIYRRSASNPGTYKWEGILRLMNPDGSFTKRPFSAEYQVGKADAVISATKMNVFYIGVDNPVSISVSGVPASAISASMTNGQLVRSGSNWIAKPSKAGTPAVITVTANIGGQNKVMGKMDYRVKTVPNPVAKVAGKIGGKIDKATLAAQVAVIADMENFDFDLKFRVTEFTVSANVRNFQRSETSKSPTITAKQKELINSLSKGSKVYFEDIKVVGPDGSTRELPAISFSIN, encoded by the coding sequence ATGGGTCACGGTAAAGAAACCCCGAGGCAGAAGATGATCGGTATGATGTATTTGGTGTTGACAGCAATGTTGGCGCTGAATGTATCGAAAGACATATTGGATGCTTTTGTCCTTGTAGACGAGGGACTGTTTAAAACAACCACCAATTTTGCTGTTAAAAACGAAGGATTATATAATGAATTCGAGAAACAAAGAGCAAATAACGGTGAAAAAGTAGCCCCTTGGCAAGATAAGGCGCTGACTATAAGAGCTCAATCGGATCGGTTGGTAGAAGATATGCAGCAATTAAAAGTTAAAATAGTTAAACTTTGTGATGGGGAAGAAGCGCTGGCTTTGATCCCTACCCAGAGGAAACTATGGGACAAGAGTGCCAATAAAATGGTAGAAGTAGAAAGTTATGATATCAATGATGCTGATCTTTCTGCTAAAGACAATATGGATAAACCGGCTCAGATCCTGATTCTGGAAGGGAATGGAAAGGAGTTGAAAAGCAAAATAGAAGAATTCAGGAATTATGCCACATCATTGGTATCAGAAAAGCATCCTGAAATTAAAGAATCTATTTTAAAGTCATTGGATACTTCAGATCCTCCTCCTACTAAGGATGGAATCAATAGGACATGGGAGGCAAATTATTTTGAAAATATTCCGATGATTGCTGTAATCACCATGCTTACTAAGTTGCAGAGTGATGTTCGTAATGCCGAAGCGGAAATTGTACAGCACTTATTGACGGAAATTGATGCAGGTGCATTAAAGGTGAATACTGTAGAGGCTATTGTACTCGCTCCTTCCAATTATATTCTGGCCGGAGGTGAATATCAGGCTCGTGTTATCCTGGCAGCTTACGACAGTATGCAAACCCCGGAAGTATTGGTAGGTAAAGTTGTTTCAAAGAAATTACCTGATGGTACCCTTGATTATGATATTGAAGGAACTCCCGAGAAAATCAGTTATGATGCATCCGGAAGGGCTATTTATCGTCGTTCGGCTAGCAATCCGGGAACCTATAAATGGGAAGGTATTCTTCGGTTGATGAATCCTGACGGATCATTCACGAAAAGACCATTCTCGGCTGAATATCAGGTGGGTAAGGCAGATGCGGTAATTTCAGCAACCAAAATGAATGTATTCTATATTGGGGTAGATAATCCGGTCAGTATTTCTGTATCAGGTGTTCCGGCCAGCGCGATCAGTGCAAGTATGACCAACGGACAATTGGTGCGTTCAGGATCTAACTGGATTGCTAAACCTTCAAAAGCCGGTACTCCCGCTGTTATAACTGTAACTGCTAATATCGGCGGACAGAATAAGGTGATGGGTAAAATGGATTATCGTGTTAAAACAGTTCCGAACCCTGTAGCTAAGGTAGCCGGAAAGATTGGCGGGAAAATTGATAAGGCAACGTTAGCTGCTCAAGTAGCGGTGATTGCCGATATGGAAAATTTTGACTTCGACCTGAAATTCCGTGTTACAGAATTTACGGTTTCGGCTAATGTCAGGAATTTCCAGCGGAGTGAAACTTCAAAATCTCCGACCATTACTGCCAAACAAAAAGAATTGATCAATAGTTTAAGTAAAGGATCTAAGGTTTATTTTGAAGATATCAAGGTAGTAGGACCTGATGGAAGTACCAGGGAACTCCCGGCCATATCCTTCTCCATTAATTAA
- the gldN gene encoding gliding motility protein GldN, with protein sequence MKRISSVFLGLGLLMMAPVLIAQEATVDTSNTVLDYKKEVYEKVNIPFKKPIPYAYVREADVTFDRTVWRMVDLREKRNLQLYYPTANIGSRVNLVNLLLKAVDSGEITAYDTGDPNNEFVRGMTKEELDQSFGSRQDTIMVQDADGNMIAQSRNLERQVDQVKRLLIKEKIYFDKRRSVLDREVIGICPIRVYSRDDGGEEGGDIIMVQTMWILMAEARPILARHPVFNTHNDAQNISFDDFFMMHRYDGHIYQISNVYNNRSISEYASGVEALYEAQRIENEIFDWEQDLWEY encoded by the coding sequence ATGAAACGCATAAGTAGTGTATTTTTAGGATTAGGTTTATTGATGATGGCCCCTGTGCTGATAGCCCAGGAAGCCACTGTCGACACTTCAAATACAGTTCTCGACTATAAGAAAGAAGTGTATGAGAAGGTGAATATACCATTCAAGAAGCCGATCCCTTATGCATATGTCAGGGAAGCGGATGTCACTTTTGACAGGACTGTCTGGAGGATGGTAGATCTCCGTGAAAAACGTAACCTGCAATTGTATTATCCGACAGCCAATATCGGAAGTCGTGTAAATCTGGTTAATCTCTTGTTAAAGGCAGTAGATAGTGGGGAGATTACCGCCTATGATACCGGTGACCCGAACAATGAATTTGTTCGCGGGATGACCAAGGAAGAACTGGACCAGAGTTTTGGTTCCCGGCAGGATACCATTATGGTACAGGATGCCGACGGTAACATGATTGCACAGTCACGGAACCTTGAACGCCAGGTAGATCAGGTAAAACGTCTTTTGATAAAAGAAAAGATCTATTTTGACAAAAGGCGTTCGGTATTAGACCGTGAAGTGATCGGTATTTGTCCTATCCGCGTATATTCAAGGGATGATGGCGGAGAAGAAGGAGGTGATATAATTATGGTACAAACCATGTGGATACTGATGGCTGAAGCAAGACCCATTCTGGCACGCCACCCGGTATTCAATACACATAATGATGCACAAAATATTTCTTTTGACGATTTCTTTATGATGCATCGCTATGATGGCCATATCTATCAGATATCCAACGTGTATAACAACCGTTCGATCAGCGAATATGCATCAGGAGTTGAAGCCTTGTATGAAGCCCAGAGGATTGAAAACGAAATATTTGACTGGGAACAAGATTTGTGGGAATATTAA
- a CDS encoding GNAT family N-acetyltransferase, translating into MKYAVITYKSPDYGEMLDLRKSVLRDPLGLVFSPEELRLESEDCFLICRDHGRIIGCCILTRISSGQVKLRQMAVHPSFQGKSVGAGLLLYAEQCAGKAGYSSIILHARETAIGFYEKYHYRITGTPFIEVGIPHVAMQKHIPA; encoded by the coding sequence ATGAAATACGCCGTGATAACCTATAAAAGTCCCGATTACGGGGAAATGCTGGATCTGCGTAAAAGCGTTTTACGTGATCCTTTAGGGTTGGTGTTTTCCCCTGAAGAGTTGCGTCTTGAATCTGAGGATTGCTTTCTGATATGCCGGGACCATGGACGCATAATAGGATGCTGTATTCTTACCCGGATATCATCCGGGCAGGTAAAATTGAGACAAATGGCTGTCCATCCCTCTTTTCAGGGAAAATCCGTGGGTGCCGGTTTATTGTTATATGCCGAACAATGTGCCGGAAAAGCAGGATATTCATCAATCATTCTTCATGCCCGGGAAACAGCCATCGGTTTTTATGAGAAATATCACTACCGGATCACTGGGACACCTTTCATTGAGGTCGGGATACCGCATGTGGCCATGCAAAAGCATATACCGGCATAG
- the hisC gene encoding histidinol-phosphate transaminase, whose translation MNLEQWVRPNIWNLKPYSTARNEFVGEASVYLDANENPYSETLNRYPDPLQWKVKEMIAQIKGVHKEQIFLGNGSDEPIDLVYRVFCEPAIDNVVAIDPTYGMYQVAAGINNVAYRKVLLDDHFNFTAESLLKAADKHTKLIFLCSPNNPTGNDLNRDEIVKLIRSFEGVVVLDEAYIDFSLQPSFLAELSLFPNLIVLQTFSKAWGSAAARLGMAFADPEIIRIMNKVKYPYNINQLTQDYALDMLSKATRVENWVKALTQERSRLQEQLLMLPCIEKLYPTNANFILAKVPDANALYRSLVEKGIIVRNRNTISLCANCLRITVGTSTENEALIEALKQL comes from the coding sequence ATGAATTTAGAGCAATGGGTTCGTCCCAATATATGGAATCTGAAACCATATTCGACTGCAAGAAATGAATTTGTAGGAGAAGCATCCGTATATCTGGATGCCAACGAAAATCCTTATAGTGAAACATTGAATCGTTATCCGGATCCTCTGCAATGGAAAGTGAAGGAAATGATCGCACAGATAAAAGGTGTCCATAAGGAACAAATATTTCTGGGAAATGGAAGTGATGAGCCGATAGACTTAGTATACAGGGTATTTTGCGAACCGGCAATAGACAATGTAGTCGCCATTGATCCTACCTATGGGATGTATCAGGTGGCTGCCGGGATCAATAATGTAGCCTACCGGAAGGTGCTTCTTGATGACCATTTCAATTTTACGGCCGAAAGTTTATTAAAAGCGGCCGACAAACATACCAAACTGATCTTTTTATGTTCTCCGAATAATCCTACAGGTAATGATCTGAACCGGGATGAGATTGTTAAGCTGATCCGCTCTTTTGAAGGGGTCGTAGTGCTGGATGAGGCATATATTGATTTTTCTTTGCAACCGTCTTTTCTTGCCGAATTATCGCTTTTCCCTAACCTGATCGTTTTACAGACCTTTTCAAAAGCATGGGGGAGCGCCGCAGCAAGGTTGGGGATGGCATTTGCAGATCCGGAAATTATCCGCATCATGAATAAGGTAAAATATCCGTATAACATCAACCAGCTGACCCAGGATTATGCTTTGGACATGTTGTCGAAAGCCACTCGTGTGGAAAACTGGGTAAAAGCATTGACGCAGGAGCGTTCGCGCCTTCAGGAACAATTATTGATGTTGCCCTGTATTGAAAAATTGTATCCGACCAATGCCAATTTTATTCTTGCGAAAGTACCTGATGCCAATGCATTGTACCGGAGTTTAGTCGAGAAAGGCATTATTGTACGGAACCGTAACACCATTTCTCTTTGTGCCAATTGTTTGCGGATTACGGTAGGAACTTCCACCGAAAATGAAGCATTGATCGAAGCCCTGAAACAACTCTGA